Proteins from a single region of Candidatus Leptovillus gracilis:
- a CDS encoding transposase — MAVGAQEVILFPVVVCRPTSAALAFPVQGVERGLQASARARDAAAMGQTIEEMQALAPRQNRSVHRSAACKGADNRSPETLAEYLGRYLHAIAISNHRILHIGPEGVTATATIGQTEWRRR, encoded by the coding sequence ATGGCGGTCGGCGCACAAGAAGTAATTCTCTTCCCGGTGGTGGTCTGTCGGCCGACTTCCGCCGCGTTGGCGTTTCCGGTTCAGGGAGTGGAACGTGGTCTACAGGCAAGCGCCAGGGCCCGGGACGCGGCGGCGATGGGACAGACAATCGAAGAGATGCAGGCGCTGGCGCCGCGCCAGAATCGGAGTGTACATCGAAGCGCCGCCTGTAAGGGAGCCGACAACCGCAGCCCAGAGACGCTGGCCGAGTATTTGGGTCGTTACCTGCACGCTATCGCCATCAGCAACCACCGCATCTTGCACATCGGGCCAGAGGGCGTCACCGCTACCGCGACAATCGGGCAGACGGAGTGGAGAAGGAGATGA